A single genomic interval of Scylla paramamosain isolate STU-SP2022 chromosome 12, ASM3559412v1, whole genome shotgun sequence harbors:
- the LOC135105767 gene encoding BRCA2-interacting transcriptional repressor EMSY-like isoform X2, whose translation MPHAHLSRPEIMEVGYKLPNKWPKLLDMTKDECRKALRALELTTYSQVVSVLRAQGELTKEKKKLLSDLQTMFSISLERHRAEIRRAVNDEKLTTIADTLAGPNTGVEWAVEGRRLVPLMPRVPPQTAYTALATRMALLYYGMNAKMPHPSATAHYGKMDDLGAESGDTDSEEETEGLRFMPGAMVPPQYNADQGSYTTLPFSQARLSKLPPKENREIPTTTSGGSGGSAGVGGGGGAGGGTATSGGTGGGGSDKRKRKRSSSEHPLPPPPPPPPPPPTPPTPPTRDLPSSPGTPNKVTGIGRPLPGPPMKITVTGNITRGTSGTPVSTLGSHTQKVILVSTSGASGVGGGVYQRSLSVPVMKGGTGTAPTVMRGVSASSSTTPSSQIQTGSTVGSGNMIVPPTYSSSGLHGASAMSPAGTYANRTRPRVPSGTLPSRPRERSKSLVLQADSAGRGAEGSGSSSCSNVSSGSHVSPMPSFPGGSSAVVGAASGSPSLSSGHLMTHQTIQVRPSATINPGKTAIQIRQEGGAGAKIITHAVGSAGVTGTAGCTTSVACTTSTTIITTATSSGITPGSSTTGRLVGRAPILPPSSPQGSGAPLYVVTTNSGTITVVTRTVAAGQGTGPRVVTVNTINAPKSSVSSVRTPTPATVVSVGPKTIQTVRVTPQGQGPSGLRPVLGGTKSNVIVVHKGGPTTGTRPMSIQGIRDVPTKITIGKTFTGSTAAPVLQKPPTVPRGPITTPVLTTASTPTTQSNVIVVDLSPETSNVNNTGALADILQVTGEAPSTSSSGSSSSSNSSSSSSGNSNTSDLTTTTTSMSSIPDTTTIPAASTSITTPTIITTTTSTAAATTSSTSTTITTVSATTTTAASTTSSSVSASTTTATTVALSATPIVSSSDGGAGLSSSGGGSTGGGSGGGGGGGGEGEGEWLNLGLEGEDSPGHSLPEGQMQMLEEAVEILGRGDKESARNLLRQAGIELLDSPVELGEHGAEGTSMASLMAGLVSQLPGTHLDEGPLAPVGELDPVTGLFYNPSSSESLSDSNSNSASDELEVPEERESAD comes from the exons ATGCCTCACGCCCACCTCTCCCGCCCAGAAATA atGGAGGTCGGGTATAAGCTGCCCAACAAGTGGCCTAAGCTGCTTGACATGACCAAGGATGAGTGCCGCAAGGCTCTCCGTGCCCTGG AGTTGACAACATACAGTCAGGTGGTTTCTGTACTACGAGCACAAGGAGAACtgacaaaggagaaaaagaagctaCTCAGTGACCTGCAAACTATGTTTTCCATTTCCCTTGAGAGACACAGAGCAGAAATTAGAAGAGCAGTCAATGATGAAAAGCTCACCACCATAGCAGACAC GCTGGCTGGACCCAACACTGGGGTGGAGTGGGCAGTGGAGGGGCGGCGGCTGGTACCCCTCATGCCGCGCGTCCCTCCACAGACAGCATACACAGCCCTGGCAACACGCATGGCTCTCCTCTACTATGGAATGAATGCCAAGATGCCTCACCCCTCTGCCACAGCACATTATGGAAAGATGGATG aTCTTGGTGCTGAGTCTGGGGATACAGACTctgaggaggagacagagggtCTAAGGTTCATGCCTGGAGCGATGGTGCCACCACAGTATAATGCTGACCAGGGATCCTACACAACCCTGCCATTCTCACAGGCCCGGCTCTCCAAGTTACCTCC gaaagaaaatcgTGAAATCCCAACCACCACctcaggaggaagtggaggctcagctggtgttggtgggggtggtggagcaggtggtggtaCTGCTACTAGTGGTGGcactggtggtggaggcagtgacaagaggaaaagaaagaggtcTTCATCAgaacatcctcttcctcccccacctcctcctccccctcctcctcctactccaccaaCCCCACCCACCAGAgaccttccttcatcccctgGTACACCAAACAAG GTGACAGGAATTGGTCGACCGCTGCCTGGCCCTCCCATGAAGATAACAGTAACAGGCAACATTACCCGCGGCACCTCAGGCACGCCAGTCTCCACACTTGGCAGCCACACACAAAAG GTCATCCTTGTGTCCACCTCGGGAGCAAgtggtgtgggtggaggagtgTACCAGAGATCCCTCAGCGTTCCAGTGATGAAGGGTGGGACAGGCACTGCCCCCACAGTGATGCGAGGGGTATCGGCCTCCAGCAGCACAACCCCATCCAGCCAGATACAGACAG GGAGCACTGTAGGTTCAGGAAACATGATTGTGCCGCCCACCTACTCCAGCAGTGGCCTCCATGGTGCTAGTGCCATGTCTCCTGCAG GTACGTATGCCAATCGTACGAGACCTCGTGTTCCCTCTGGCACACTGCCTTCCAGACCACGAGAGAGATCAAAGTCACTTGTTCTCCAGGCAGACTCTGCAGGAAGAG GTGCTGAAGGAAGTGGTAGCAGCAGCTGCAGTAATGTATCTTCAGGCAGCCATGTGAGTcccatgccttccttccctggGGGTTCATCTGCTGTAGTGGGAGCAGCATCAGGGTCCCCCAGTCTGTCTTCAGGACATTTGATGACACACCAAACTATACAG GTCAGACCAAGTGCCACCATTAATCCTGGGAAGACAGCAATTCAGATTCGTCAGGAAGGAG GTGCAGGAGCCAAGATCATCACACATGCTGTAGGCAGTGCTGGAGTCACAGGGACTGCAGGCTGCACCACCTCTGTTGCTtgcaccacctccactaccatcatcaccacagccaCCTCCTCAGGCATCACTCCAGGCTCCAGCACCACAGGACGCTTGGTTGGACGTGCCCCCATCCTGCCACCAAGCTCTCCCCAGGGAAGTGGTGCACCATTGTATGTGGTGACCACCAACTCAGGCACAATCACTGTTGTGACTCGCACTGTTGCTGCTGGTCAGG GGACAGGGCCACGAGTTGTAACAGTGAATACTATCAATGCCCCCAAGTCCTCTGTCAGCAGTGTGAGGACCCCAACTCCTGCCACAGTGGTGTCTGTCGGCCCTAAGACCATTCAGACAGTGCGCGTCACACCCCAGGGTCAGGGCCCTTCAGGATTGCGACCAGTGCTTGGTGGTACCAAGTCCAATGTGATTGTGGTGCACAAAGGTGGCCCTACAACTGGGACAAGACCCATGAGCATCCAGGGAATCAGG GATGTACCAACCAAAATTACCATTGGAAAGACATTCACTGGGAGTACAGCTGCCCCAGTGCTACAGAAGCCTCCCACTGTGCCCCGCGGACCCATCACCACCCCAGTCCTCACCACGGCTAGCACACCAACCACTCAGAGCAACGTCATTGTGGTGGATCTGAGTCCAGAGACCTCTAATGTGAACAACACTGGGGCTCTGGCTGATATTTTGCAAGTCACAG GCGAGGCACCATCAAcaagcagcagcggcagcagcagcagcagcaacagcagcagcagcagcagtggcaacagcaacacaagtgacctcactacaaccactacctcCATGTCCTCCATCCCTGACACCACCACAATCCCAGCTGcttccacctccatcaccaccccaaccatcatcaccaccaccaccagcactgcagcagccaccacctccagcacctccaccaccattaccacagtcagcgccactaccaccactgctgcctccaccacttctagctctgtctctgcctccaccaccactgccaccactgttGCCCTGAGTGCCACCCCAATAGTCAGCAGCAGTGATGGAGGGGCAGGCTTAAGTAGCAGTGGTGGAGGGAGTactggaggtggaagtggagggggagggggagggggaggagaaggggaaggagagtggCTCAACCTGGGACTGGAAGGAGAAGATTCACCGGGCCACAGTCTACCTGAAGGACAAATGCAGATGTTAG AGGAAGCTGTAGAAATTTTAGGACGAGGAGACAAAGAATCTGCAAGAAACCTTCTTCGTCAAGCTGGAATTGAATTGCTGGATTCCCCTGTAGAACTTGGTGAACATGGAGCG GAGGGAACATCCATGGCAAGTCTCATGGCTGGACTGGTGAGTCAGCTCCCAGGAACACACCTGGATGAGGGCCCTCTGGCACCTGTGGGAGAGCTGGACCCAGTCACTGGACTCTTCTACAACCCATCCAGCA gTGAAAGTTTGTCTGATAGCAACAGCAATTCAG CTTCTGATGAACTTGAGGTGCCAGAGGAAAGAGAATCTGCTGACTAA
- the LOC135105767 gene encoding BRCA2-interacting transcriptional repressor EMSY-like isoform X6, whose amino-acid sequence MEVGYKLPNKWPKLLDMTKDECRKALRALELTTYSQVVSVLRAQGELTKEKKKLLSDLQTMFSISLERHRAEIRRAVNDEKLTTIADTLAGPNTGVEWAVEGRRLVPLMPRVPPQTAYTALATRMALLYYGMNAKMPHPSATAHYGKMDDLGAESGDTDSEEETEGLRFMPGAMVPPQYNADQGSYTTLPFSQARLSKLPPKENREIPTTTSGGSGGSAGVGGGGGAGGGTATSGGTGGGGSDKRKRKRSSSEHPLPPPPPPPPPPPTPPTPPTRDLPSSPGTPNKVTGIGRPLPGPPMKITVTGNITRGTSGTPVSTLGSHTQKVILVSTSGASGVGGGVYQRSLSVPVMKGGTGTAPTVMRGVSASSSTTPSSQIQTGSTVGSGNMIVPPTYSSSGLHGASAMSPAGTYANRTRPRVPSGTLPSRPRERSKSLVLQADSAGRGAEGSGSSSCSNVSSGSHVSPMPSFPGGSSAVVGAASGSPSLSSGHLMTHQTIQVRPSATINPGKTAIQIRQEGGAGAKIITHAVGSAGVTGTAGCTTSVACTTSTTIITTATSSGITPGSSTTGRLVGRAPILPPSSPQGSGAPLYVVTTNSGTITVVTRTVAAGQGTGPRVVTVNTINAPKSSVSSVRTPTPATVVSVGPKTIQTVRVTPQGQGPSGLRPVLGGTKSNVIVVHKGGPTTGTRPMSIQGIRVIKDVPTKITIGKTFTGSTAAPVLQKPPTVPRGPITTPVLTTASTPTTQSNVIVVDLSPETSNVNNTGALADILQVTGEAPSTSSSGSSSSSNSSSSSSGNSNTSDLTTTTTSMSSIPDTTTIPAASTSITTPTIITTTTSTAAATTSSTSTTITTVSATTTTAASTTSSSVSASTTTATTVALSATPIVSSSDGGAGLSSSGGGSTGGGSGGGGGGGGEGEGEWLNLGLEGEDSPGHSLPEGQMQMLEEAVEILGRGDKESARNLLRQAGIELLDSPVELGEHGAEGTSMASLMAGLVSQLPGTHLDEGPLAPVGELDPVTGLFYNPSSSESLSDSNSNSASDELEVPEERESAD is encoded by the exons atGGAGGTCGGGTATAAGCTGCCCAACAAGTGGCCTAAGCTGCTTGACATGACCAAGGATGAGTGCCGCAAGGCTCTCCGTGCCCTGG AGTTGACAACATACAGTCAGGTGGTTTCTGTACTACGAGCACAAGGAGAACtgacaaaggagaaaaagaagctaCTCAGTGACCTGCAAACTATGTTTTCCATTTCCCTTGAGAGACACAGAGCAGAAATTAGAAGAGCAGTCAATGATGAAAAGCTCACCACCATAGCAGACAC GCTGGCTGGACCCAACACTGGGGTGGAGTGGGCAGTGGAGGGGCGGCGGCTGGTACCCCTCATGCCGCGCGTCCCTCCACAGACAGCATACACAGCCCTGGCAACACGCATGGCTCTCCTCTACTATGGAATGAATGCCAAGATGCCTCACCCCTCTGCCACAGCACATTATGGAAAGATGGATG aTCTTGGTGCTGAGTCTGGGGATACAGACTctgaggaggagacagagggtCTAAGGTTCATGCCTGGAGCGATGGTGCCACCACAGTATAATGCTGACCAGGGATCCTACACAACCCTGCCATTCTCACAGGCCCGGCTCTCCAAGTTACCTCC gaaagaaaatcgTGAAATCCCAACCACCACctcaggaggaagtggaggctcagctggtgttggtgggggtggtggagcaggtggtggtaCTGCTACTAGTGGTGGcactggtggtggaggcagtgacaagaggaaaagaaagaggtcTTCATCAgaacatcctcttcctcccccacctcctcctccccctcctcctcctactccaccaaCCCCACCCACCAGAgaccttccttcatcccctgGTACACCAAACAAG GTGACAGGAATTGGTCGACCGCTGCCTGGCCCTCCCATGAAGATAACAGTAACAGGCAACATTACCCGCGGCACCTCAGGCACGCCAGTCTCCACACTTGGCAGCCACACACAAAAG GTCATCCTTGTGTCCACCTCGGGAGCAAgtggtgtgggtggaggagtgTACCAGAGATCCCTCAGCGTTCCAGTGATGAAGGGTGGGACAGGCACTGCCCCCACAGTGATGCGAGGGGTATCGGCCTCCAGCAGCACAACCCCATCCAGCCAGATACAGACAG GGAGCACTGTAGGTTCAGGAAACATGATTGTGCCGCCCACCTACTCCAGCAGTGGCCTCCATGGTGCTAGTGCCATGTCTCCTGCAG GTACGTATGCCAATCGTACGAGACCTCGTGTTCCCTCTGGCACACTGCCTTCCAGACCACGAGAGAGATCAAAGTCACTTGTTCTCCAGGCAGACTCTGCAGGAAGAG GTGCTGAAGGAAGTGGTAGCAGCAGCTGCAGTAATGTATCTTCAGGCAGCCATGTGAGTcccatgccttccttccctggGGGTTCATCTGCTGTAGTGGGAGCAGCATCAGGGTCCCCCAGTCTGTCTTCAGGACATTTGATGACACACCAAACTATACAG GTCAGACCAAGTGCCACCATTAATCCTGGGAAGACAGCAATTCAGATTCGTCAGGAAGGAG GTGCAGGAGCCAAGATCATCACACATGCTGTAGGCAGTGCTGGAGTCACAGGGACTGCAGGCTGCACCACCTCTGTTGCTtgcaccacctccactaccatcatcaccacagccaCCTCCTCAGGCATCACTCCAGGCTCCAGCACCACAGGACGCTTGGTTGGACGTGCCCCCATCCTGCCACCAAGCTCTCCCCAGGGAAGTGGTGCACCATTGTATGTGGTGACCACCAACTCAGGCACAATCACTGTTGTGACTCGCACTGTTGCTGCTGGTCAGG GGACAGGGCCACGAGTTGTAACAGTGAATACTATCAATGCCCCCAAGTCCTCTGTCAGCAGTGTGAGGACCCCAACTCCTGCCACAGTGGTGTCTGTCGGCCCTAAGACCATTCAGACAGTGCGCGTCACACCCCAGGGTCAGGGCCCTTCAGGATTGCGACCAGTGCTTGGTGGTACCAAGTCCAATGTGATTGTGGTGCACAAAGGTGGCCCTACAACTGGGACAAGACCCATGAGCATCCAGGGAATCAGGGTAATCAAG GATGTACCAACCAAAATTACCATTGGAAAGACATTCACTGGGAGTACAGCTGCCCCAGTGCTACAGAAGCCTCCCACTGTGCCCCGCGGACCCATCACCACCCCAGTCCTCACCACGGCTAGCACACCAACCACTCAGAGCAACGTCATTGTGGTGGATCTGAGTCCAGAGACCTCTAATGTGAACAACACTGGGGCTCTGGCTGATATTTTGCAAGTCACAG GCGAGGCACCATCAAcaagcagcagcggcagcagcagcagcagcaacagcagcagcagcagcagtggcaacagcaacacaagtgacctcactacaaccactacctcCATGTCCTCCATCCCTGACACCACCACAATCCCAGCTGcttccacctccatcaccaccccaaccatcatcaccaccaccaccagcactgcagcagccaccacctccagcacctccaccaccattaccacagtcagcgccactaccaccactgctgcctccaccacttctagctctgtctctgcctccaccaccactgccaccactgttGCCCTGAGTGCCACCCCAATAGTCAGCAGCAGTGATGGAGGGGCAGGCTTAAGTAGCAGTGGTGGAGGGAGTactggaggtggaagtggagggggagggggagggggaggagaaggggaaggagagtggCTCAACCTGGGACTGGAAGGAGAAGATTCACCGGGCCACAGTCTACCTGAAGGACAAATGCAGATGTTAG AGGAAGCTGTAGAAATTTTAGGACGAGGAGACAAAGAATCTGCAAGAAACCTTCTTCGTCAAGCTGGAATTGAATTGCTGGATTCCCCTGTAGAACTTGGTGAACATGGAGCG GAGGGAACATCCATGGCAAGTCTCATGGCTGGACTGGTGAGTCAGCTCCCAGGAACACACCTGGATGAGGGCCCTCTGGCACCTGTGGGAGAGCTGGACCCAGTCACTGGACTCTTCTACAACCCATCCAGCA gTGAAAGTTTGTCTGATAGCAACAGCAATTCAG CTTCTGATGAACTTGAGGTGCCAGAGGAAAGAGAATCTGCTGACTAA
- the LOC135105767 gene encoding BRCA2-interacting transcriptional repressor EMSY-like isoform X4, with product MKQSSMEVGYKLPNKWPKLLDMTKDECRKALRALELTTYSQVVSVLRAQGELTKEKKKLLSDLQTMFSISLERHRAEIRRAVNDEKLTTIADTLAGPNTGVEWAVEGRRLVPLMPRVPPQTAYTALATRMALLYYGMNAKMPHPSATAHYGKMDDLGAESGDTDSEEETEGLRFMPGAMVPPQYNADQGSYTTLPFSQARLSKLPPKENREIPTTTSGGSGGSAGVGGGGGAGGGTATSGGTGGGGSDKRKRKRSSSEHPLPPPPPPPPPPPTPPTPPTRDLPSSPGTPNKVTGIGRPLPGPPMKITVTGNITRGTSGTPVSTLGSHTQKVILVSTSGASGVGGGVYQRSLSVPVMKGGTGTAPTVMRGVSASSSTTPSSQIQTGSTVGSGNMIVPPTYSSSGLHGASAMSPAGTYANRTRPRVPSGTLPSRPRERSKSLVLQADSAGRGAEGSGSSSCSNVSSGSHVSPMPSFPGGSSAVVGAASGSPSLSSGHLMTHQTIQVRPSATINPGKTAIQIRQEGGAGAKIITHAVGSAGVTGTAGCTTSVACTTSTTIITTATSSGITPGSSTTGRLVGRAPILPPSSPQGSGAPLYVVTTNSGTITVVTRTVAAGQGTGPRVVTVNTINAPKSSVSSVRTPTPATVVSVGPKTIQTVRVTPQGQGPSGLRPVLGGTKSNVIVVHKGGPTTGTRPMSIQGIRVIKDVPTKITIGKTFTGSTAAPVLQKPPTVPRGPITTPVLTTASTPTTQSNVIVVDLSPETSNVNNTGALADILQVTGEAPSTSSSGSSSSSNSSSSSSGNSNTSDLTTTTTSMSSIPDTTTIPAASTSITTPTIITTTTSTAAATTSSTSTTITTVSATTTTAASTTSSSVSASTTTATTVALSATPIVSSSDGGAGLSSSGGGSTGGGSGGGGGGGGEGEGEWLNLGLEGEDSPGHSLPEGQMQMLEEAVEILGRGDKESARNLLRQAGIELLDSPVELGEHGAEGTSMASLMAGLVSQLPGTHLDEGPLAPVGELDPVTGLFYNPSSSESLSDSNSNSASDELEVPEERESAD from the exons atGGAGGTCGGGTATAAGCTGCCCAACAAGTGGCCTAAGCTGCTTGACATGACCAAGGATGAGTGCCGCAAGGCTCTCCGTGCCCTGG AGTTGACAACATACAGTCAGGTGGTTTCTGTACTACGAGCACAAGGAGAACtgacaaaggagaaaaagaagctaCTCAGTGACCTGCAAACTATGTTTTCCATTTCCCTTGAGAGACACAGAGCAGAAATTAGAAGAGCAGTCAATGATGAAAAGCTCACCACCATAGCAGACAC GCTGGCTGGACCCAACACTGGGGTGGAGTGGGCAGTGGAGGGGCGGCGGCTGGTACCCCTCATGCCGCGCGTCCCTCCACAGACAGCATACACAGCCCTGGCAACACGCATGGCTCTCCTCTACTATGGAATGAATGCCAAGATGCCTCACCCCTCTGCCACAGCACATTATGGAAAGATGGATG aTCTTGGTGCTGAGTCTGGGGATACAGACTctgaggaggagacagagggtCTAAGGTTCATGCCTGGAGCGATGGTGCCACCACAGTATAATGCTGACCAGGGATCCTACACAACCCTGCCATTCTCACAGGCCCGGCTCTCCAAGTTACCTCC gaaagaaaatcgTGAAATCCCAACCACCACctcaggaggaagtggaggctcagctggtgttggtgggggtggtggagcaggtggtggtaCTGCTACTAGTGGTGGcactggtggtggaggcagtgacaagaggaaaagaaagaggtcTTCATCAgaacatcctcttcctcccccacctcctcctccccctcctcctcctactccaccaaCCCCACCCACCAGAgaccttccttcatcccctgGTACACCAAACAAG GTGACAGGAATTGGTCGACCGCTGCCTGGCCCTCCCATGAAGATAACAGTAACAGGCAACATTACCCGCGGCACCTCAGGCACGCCAGTCTCCACACTTGGCAGCCACACACAAAAG GTCATCCTTGTGTCCACCTCGGGAGCAAgtggtgtgggtggaggagtgTACCAGAGATCCCTCAGCGTTCCAGTGATGAAGGGTGGGACAGGCACTGCCCCCACAGTGATGCGAGGGGTATCGGCCTCCAGCAGCACAACCCCATCCAGCCAGATACAGACAG GGAGCACTGTAGGTTCAGGAAACATGATTGTGCCGCCCACCTACTCCAGCAGTGGCCTCCATGGTGCTAGTGCCATGTCTCCTGCAG GTACGTATGCCAATCGTACGAGACCTCGTGTTCCCTCTGGCACACTGCCTTCCAGACCACGAGAGAGATCAAAGTCACTTGTTCTCCAGGCAGACTCTGCAGGAAGAG GTGCTGAAGGAAGTGGTAGCAGCAGCTGCAGTAATGTATCTTCAGGCAGCCATGTGAGTcccatgccttccttccctggGGGTTCATCTGCTGTAGTGGGAGCAGCATCAGGGTCCCCCAGTCTGTCTTCAGGACATTTGATGACACACCAAACTATACAG GTCAGACCAAGTGCCACCATTAATCCTGGGAAGACAGCAATTCAGATTCGTCAGGAAGGAG GTGCAGGAGCCAAGATCATCACACATGCTGTAGGCAGTGCTGGAGTCACAGGGACTGCAGGCTGCACCACCTCTGTTGCTtgcaccacctccactaccatcatcaccacagccaCCTCCTCAGGCATCACTCCAGGCTCCAGCACCACAGGACGCTTGGTTGGACGTGCCCCCATCCTGCCACCAAGCTCTCCCCAGGGAAGTGGTGCACCATTGTATGTGGTGACCACCAACTCAGGCACAATCACTGTTGTGACTCGCACTGTTGCTGCTGGTCAGG GGACAGGGCCACGAGTTGTAACAGTGAATACTATCAATGCCCCCAAGTCCTCTGTCAGCAGTGTGAGGACCCCAACTCCTGCCACAGTGGTGTCTGTCGGCCCTAAGACCATTCAGACAGTGCGCGTCACACCCCAGGGTCAGGGCCCTTCAGGATTGCGACCAGTGCTTGGTGGTACCAAGTCCAATGTGATTGTGGTGCACAAAGGTGGCCCTACAACTGGGACAAGACCCATGAGCATCCAGGGAATCAGGGTAATCAAG GATGTACCAACCAAAATTACCATTGGAAAGACATTCACTGGGAGTACAGCTGCCCCAGTGCTACAGAAGCCTCCCACTGTGCCCCGCGGACCCATCACCACCCCAGTCCTCACCACGGCTAGCACACCAACCACTCAGAGCAACGTCATTGTGGTGGATCTGAGTCCAGAGACCTCTAATGTGAACAACACTGGGGCTCTGGCTGATATTTTGCAAGTCACAG GCGAGGCACCATCAAcaagcagcagcggcagcagcagcagcagcaacagcagcagcagcagcagtggcaacagcaacacaagtgacctcactacaaccactacctcCATGTCCTCCATCCCTGACACCACCACAATCCCAGCTGcttccacctccatcaccaccccaaccatcatcaccaccaccaccagcactgcagcagccaccacctccagcacctccaccaccattaccacagtcagcgccactaccaccactgctgcctccaccacttctagctctgtctctgcctccaccaccactgccaccactgttGCCCTGAGTGCCACCCCAATAGTCAGCAGCAGTGATGGAGGGGCAGGCTTAAGTAGCAGTGGTGGAGGGAGTactggaggtggaagtggagggggagggggagggggaggagaaggggaaggagagtggCTCAACCTGGGACTGGAAGGAGAAGATTCACCGGGCCACAGTCTACCTGAAGGACAAATGCAGATGTTAG AGGAAGCTGTAGAAATTTTAGGACGAGGAGACAAAGAATCTGCAAGAAACCTTCTTCGTCAAGCTGGAATTGAATTGCTGGATTCCCCTGTAGAACTTGGTGAACATGGAGCG GAGGGAACATCCATGGCAAGTCTCATGGCTGGACTGGTGAGTCAGCTCCCAGGAACACACCTGGATGAGGGCCCTCTGGCACCTGTGGGAGAGCTGGACCCAGTCACTGGACTCTTCTACAACCCATCCAGCA gTGAAAGTTTGTCTGATAGCAACAGCAATTCAG CTTCTGATGAACTTGAGGTGCCAGAGGAAAGAGAATCTGCTGACTAA